Proteins encoded by one window of Pseudonocardia alni:
- a CDS encoding sensor histidine kinase, with translation MRSRLLLVVLVLVGLLAAGLGVPLAWTAAQRAQEEVFTDRLTDTISFASTAQRPLIEAPAGSSALTTFTDEITRYDDVYGVAVLVLDRTGRTLTASRPADRLPELGDYATERTAVALAGRRSSTYPLLMPWDARPLVLAEPVLVDGEVVGAVATVSPTDALRAEAVRTWSLIAGAAVFALLAGTLVALPLTAWVLRPVRRLDEAMGRVGTAVVAGGPPGPPSRRSGPPELRSLAGSFDRMTETVREALAAQRAFVADASHQLRNPLTALRLRLSNLDGHVDPAAADDHLAAMEEAERLSRVLDGLLALARAERAVEDPGDAEDTDLDVVIAERVDNWRPLAEHSGIELRRSGPHGLHALIGEPALESVLDALLDNALKYTPAGRRVRVATLRTADRIGVSVVDGGPGLAPEDRARATDRFWRAPGQTNVEGSGLGLAIAVRAAAAAGGSLQLGAAPGGGLRVTLWLRPGAAQ, from the coding sequence ACCGCCGCCCAGCGCGCCCAGGAGGAGGTCTTCACCGACCGGCTCACCGACACGATCTCCTTCGCCTCCACCGCGCAGCGCCCGCTCATCGAGGCCCCCGCGGGCAGCTCCGCGCTCACCACCTTCACCGACGAGATCACCCGCTACGACGACGTCTACGGGGTCGCGGTGCTCGTGCTCGACCGGACCGGCCGGACACTGACCGCGTCCCGCCCGGCCGACCGGCTGCCCGAGCTGGGGGACTACGCCACCGAGCGGACCGCGGTCGCGCTGGCCGGGCGCCGCTCGTCGACCTACCCGCTGCTGATGCCGTGGGACGCCCGGCCGCTGGTGCTGGCCGAGCCGGTGCTCGTCGACGGCGAGGTCGTCGGTGCGGTGGCGACGGTGTCACCGACCGACGCACTGCGGGCCGAGGCGGTGCGCACCTGGTCGCTGATCGCCGGGGCCGCGGTGTTCGCGCTGCTCGCCGGCACCCTGGTCGCGCTGCCGCTGACCGCCTGGGTGCTGCGCCCGGTCCGCCGGCTCGACGAGGCGATGGGCCGGGTCGGAACGGCCGTCGTCGCCGGGGGGCCGCCCGGTCCGCCGTCGCGGCGCAGCGGCCCGCCGGAGCTGCGCTCGCTGGCCGGGTCGTTCGACCGGATGACCGAGACGGTGCGCGAGGCGCTGGCCGCGCAGCGCGCGTTCGTCGCGGACGCCTCCCACCAGCTGCGGAACCCGCTCACGGCGCTGCGCCTGCGGCTGTCCAACCTCGACGGGCACGTCGACCCGGCCGCCGCCGACGACCACCTCGCGGCGATGGAGGAGGCCGAGCGGCTGTCCCGGGTGCTCGACGGGCTGCTCGCGCTGGCCCGCGCCGAGCGCGCGGTGGAGGACCCGGGTGACGCCGAGGACACCGACCTCGACGTCGTCATCGCCGAGCGGGTGGACAACTGGCGGCCGCTGGCCGAGCACTCCGGGATCGAGCTGCGCCGCAGCGGCCCGCACGGCCTGCACGCCCTGATCGGCGAGCCCGCGCTGGAGTCGGTGCTCGACGCGCTGCTCGACAACGCGCTCAAGTACACCCCGGCCGGTCGCCGGGTGCGGGTCGCGACGCTGCGCACCGCGGACCGGATCGGGGTCAGCGTCGTCGACGGCGGGCCCGGCCTCGCGCCGGAGGACCGGGCGCGGGCCACCGACCGGTTCTGGCGGGCGCCCGGTCAGACCAACGTCGAGGGCAGCGGGCTGGGTCTGGCCATCGCCGTGCGGGCCGCCGCCGCGGCCGGCGGGAGCCTGCAGCTGGGCGCCGCCCCGGGCGGCGGGCTGCGGGTCACGCTGTGGCTGCGCCCGGGTGCGGCTCAGTAA